A part of Palaemon carinicauda isolate YSFRI2023 chromosome 8, ASM3689809v2, whole genome shotgun sequence genomic DNA contains:
- the LOC137645311 gene encoding uncharacterized protein — protein sequence MIASDISHAVTNREWKLPKHILPCSTIRHLHIVQYRQQSDLAFMLLVKSQNLDEPLGLDELMRYSLTPVPLSLGTADGFFNKTNKAALLHFFTDDSHGDIPYPKGALHIQDGNTLFHALTNISPTFGEICLQVLDQMVAKKDFIFSTDSYHADSIKAQERLRRGSSQRYLIQGPGTRKPNDFKLFPANDHYKTQLCVLLFKVWSSNDAASRMEHCGTALVVVNGKAYQLQSSDGDVAPQEVHELTSNQEETDTRIVLYLKYAAKLGYKSAVVRTPDTDIFVILLFHYNTIGFTIFLDIGTGKHRQMVNKMVLGLYVFTGEDITSSFKGKGKIGPLKKLQRHPIHHEAFRKLGDEWSVEPETIDDIEAFTCLMYGYSRQKSIDTVRRIMLRKMVGEDEQLTTKSKIDLSHLPPCRDNLMPHIRRVNHRLAIYKRAYIPIFWSPKPYNPEQGWEQNHEGVLEPVWSCRLVLPPALIDLVHKTTKEMEQCGDDPDGEQADQDSDNEELLSDNED from the exons ATGATTGCCTCA gacatcaGCCATGCTGTGACAAACagagagtggaaattacctaaacacattctgccTTGCAGCACCATACGACACCTGCATATTGTTCAATACCGACAGCAGAGTGACCTTGCCTTCATGCTGCTGGTCAAATCCCAGAACCTGGATGAGCCACTAGGCCTTGATGAACTGATGAGATATTCACTCACCCCTGTACCACTTAGCCTGGGTACTGCTGATGGTTTCTTCAataagaccaacaaagctgcactTCTGCATTTCTTCACAGATGATAGTCACGGGGATATTCCTTATCCGAAGGGTGCCCTGCACATCCAAGATGGCAACACCCTTTTCCATGCCCTGACAAATATATCACCTACGTTTGGAGAAATATGTCTGCAAGTCTTAGATCAGATGGTGGCCAAGAAAGATTTTATCTTCTCAACTGATTCTTACCATGCTGATTCTATCAAGGCTCAGGAGAGATTACGCCGAGGATCTTCTCAGCGTTATCTGATACAAGGGCCAGGGACAAGAAAACCAAATGACTTCAAACTATTCCCGGCAAATGACCACTATAAAACACAGCTCTGTGTACTACTATTCAAGGTTTGGAGCAGCAATGACGCAGCTTCTCGTATGGAGCACTGTGGCACAGCACTGGTGGTTGTGAACGGCAAAGCATACCAGTTACAATCATCTGATGGTGAT GTTGCACCACAAGAGGTTCACGAGCTTACGTCTAATCAGGAGGAAACAGACACAAGGATTGTGCTGTACCtgaagtatgcagcaaaactgggttACAAGTCAGCTGTAGTCAGGACGCCAGACACTGATATCTTTGTCATTCTCCTGTTTCATTATAACACCATAGGTTTTACCATCTTTCTTGACATCGGAACTGGTAAACATCGTCAAATGGTCAACAAAATGGTCCTTGGACTGTACGTGTTCACCGGGGAGGACATTACAAGTTCCTTCAAGGGAAAGGGCAAGATTGGACCCCTTAAGAAGTTACAACGTCATCCAATTCATCATGAAGCTTTCAG aaaacttggggatgaatggtcggtagagccagaaacgattgatgatatcgaggcattcacatgtctgatgtatggctactccagacagaaatctattgacactgtacgcagaatcatgttaaggaagatggttggggaagatgagcaactgacaacaaaatctaagattgacctctcccatttgccaccttgccgagacaaccttatgccacacattcgtcgagtgaaccatcgcctagctatctacaagcgagcatatattccaatcttctggtctccaaagccatataatcctgaacaaggttgggaacaaaatcatgagggtgttctggagccagtgtggtcttgcagactggtacttccccctgccttgatagacttagttcacaagactacgaaagagatggaacagtgtggtgatgaccctgatggagaacaggctgaccaagacagtgacaatgaagaacttctcagtgataatgaagattag